A single region of the Acidobacteriota bacterium genome encodes:
- the lpxC gene encoding UDP-3-O-acyl-N-acetylglucosamine deacetylase: MIHQTTLASAVSISGHGLHTGEKVNLTLKPAPAYTGFVFRRTDLNNFEIQAAPQYVARVSYATTLMKQGVMIATVEHLLSALSGSHIDNCIIELDSLEVPILDGSAEPFIELIEQAGTATLEAPRQFLRILKRVEVHDANRCMSISPANQFSISCLIEFPHAMVGTQRRTLEVVNGHFAREIAAARTFGFLAEVEALRDAGLIRGGGLENAVVLTPEGGVMNSEGLRFADEFVRHKILDIMGDLALFGMPVLGHVEAERTGHGVHTALVSRVLHDDSAWEITDSLGMALAV, from the coding sequence TTGATTCATCAAACGACGCTTGCGAGTGCAGTTTCAATTAGCGGACACGGATTGCACACCGGTGAAAAAGTTAATCTCACATTAAAACCCGCTCCCGCCTACACGGGTTTTGTTTTTCGCCGCACCGATTTGAACAACTTTGAAATTCAAGCCGCGCCGCAATATGTGGCGCGTGTGAGTTATGCCACGACCTTAATGAAACAGGGCGTCATGATTGCCACTGTCGAACATCTGCTGTCGGCGCTTTCCGGTTCGCATATCGATAACTGCATTATTGAACTCGATTCCCTGGAAGTGCCGATTCTTGATGGCAGCGCCGAACCGTTCATTGAACTGATTGAACAGGCAGGCACGGCGACACTTGAAGCGCCGCGCCAGTTTCTTCGTATCCTCAAGCGCGTCGAAGTTCACGACGCCAATCGTTGCATGAGCATCAGCCCTGCCAATCAATTTTCCATCTCCTGTCTAATTGAATTCCCCCATGCGATGGTCGGCACCCAACGCCGCACTCTGGAAGTGGTCAACGGTCATTTCGCCAGAGAGATTGCCGCCGCCCGCACTTTCGGATTTCTCGCCGAAGTCGAAGCCCTGCGCGATGCCGGGTTGATTCGCGGCGGCGGATTGGAAAACGCCGTAGTGCTCACACCCGAAGGCGGCGTGATGAATTCGGAAGGTTTGCGCTTTGCCGACGAATTTGTGCGTCATAAAATTTTAGACATCATGGGCGACCTCGCTCTATTCGGTATGCCTGTGCTCGGACACGTTGAAGCCGAACGCACCGGGCATGGCGTCCACACGGCGCTCGTCTCGCGCGTCCTGCATGATGATTCCGCCTGGGAAATAACCGATTCATTAGGTATGGCTCTCGCCGTTTAA
- a CDS encoding M20/M25/M40 family metallo-hydrolase, with translation MRSRFQLVVATATVFLLIASSALASALQKTTAPDFNKARDEAVQMLAGFVKVDTSNPPGNETKGAEYLKAIFDREGIASEIFELEKGRGNIVARLKGNGKKRPLLLMGHIDVVGVERDKWTVDPFGGVIKDGFIYGRGASDDKGMTIACLEVFLMLHRMKMPLDRDVIFLAEAGEEGTTRVGIDYMVNEHWDKIECEFALNEGGGIREVGDKVISVNVATTEKVPRGMRLIGRGTSGHGSVPRMDNAITHLAAAVAKVGNWLVPMRLNETTREFFKRLAKISSPEDAYLFTHLEDPKVQEKLWAKYPQYYSMIRTSIVPTIIKGGFRSNVIPGDAEATLDVRAVPDENIPALVESLKKLIDDSTVEVVAPSGRGRPAPAPSGVTTEMFQALERAQQKMFPTAVTLPSMLTGATDSAQLRAKGVQAYGLGSVVNDRFPTNVHGNDERLSIDGLGKFVEFIWRAVVDVAGAK, from the coding sequence ATGCGTTCACGCTTTCAGTTGGTCGTTGCCACGGCAACCGTTTTTCTGCTCATCGCTTCATCCGCACTCGCCTCTGCATTGCAAAAAACCACCGCGCCCGACTTCAACAAGGCGCGGGATGAAGCGGTGCAGATGCTCGCGGGTTTCGTCAAAGTTGATACCAGCAATCCGCCGGGCAATGAAACCAAAGGCGCTGAGTACCTGAAAGCCATATTCGACCGTGAAGGCATCGCTTCGGAAATTTTTGAACTTGAAAAAGGGCGCGGCAATATTGTGGCGCGACTCAAAGGCAACGGCAAAAAGCGCCCGCTTCTATTGATGGGGCATATTGATGTGGTCGGCGTTGAACGCGATAAATGGACGGTTGATCCGTTTGGCGGGGTTATCAAAGACGGTTTTATTTACGGGCGCGGCGCATCCGACGACAAAGGCATGACCATCGCTTGTCTTGAAGTTTTTCTGATGCTTCATCGAATGAAGATGCCGCTTGACCGCGATGTGATTTTTCTTGCTGAAGCCGGTGAAGAAGGCACGACCCGCGTCGGCATTGATTATATGGTTAATGAACATTGGGACAAAATCGAATGCGAGTTTGCCTTGAACGAAGGCGGCGGCATTCGTGAGGTCGGTGACAAAGTCATCAGCGTCAATGTTGCAACCACTGAAAAAGTCCCGCGTGGGATGCGGCTCATTGGGCGAGGAACGAGCGGACATGGGTCGGTGCCGCGAATGGATAATGCGATTACCCATCTCGCGGCGGCAGTCGCTAAAGTCGGCAACTGGCTCGTGCCTATGCGACTCAATGAAACCACTCGCGAATTTTTTAAACGTCTCGCAAAAATCAGTTCGCCCGAAGATGCTTATCTGTTTACGCACCTTGAAGACCCGAAAGTACAGGAAAAGCTCTGGGCTAAATATCCGCAATATTATTCGATGATTCGCACCTCGATTGTGCCGACGATTATTAAAGGCGGCTTTCGTTCAAACGTGATACCGGGCGATGCCGAAGCGACCCTCGATGTGCGCGCGGTTCCCGACGAAAACATTCCCGCACTGGTGGAAAGTTTGAAAAAGCTGATTGACGACTCGACAGTTGAAGTGGTTGCGCCGTCAGGACGCGGAAGACCCGCGCCCGCGCCATCAGGGGTTACGACAGAAATGTTTCAAGCCCTCGAACGCGCACAACAGAAAATGTTTCCAACCGCAGTGACGCTTCCGAGTATGCTTACAGGCGCGACCGATTCGGCGCAACTGCGCGCCAAAGGGGTGCAGGCTTACGGACTCGGCAGCGTCGTTAATGACCGCTTCCCGACAAATGTTCATGGCAACGATGAACGTTTATCTATCGACGGCTTAGGCAAATTCGTCGAATTTATCTGGCGCGCAGTCGTTGATGTCGCAGGCGCGAAATGA
- the serS gene encoding serine--tRNA ligase produces the protein MLDVIYVRNNFELVKQKLEARNFPLDALSEFNELDLRRRQLVTKRDDLNATRNRESQEIGKMMKAGQKEEAEARRAAVRELVEQITATESEVTHVEEGLRTLLVNVPNLPHDSVPVGVDESANQEIKRWGEPRQFGFTPLDHADLGVRLGIVDFERAAKITGARFAILTGLGARLERALINFCLDFHTKKHGYTEVLPPFIVNANSLFGTGQLPKFEGDLFKLTDDRNFYLIPTAEVPVTNIYADEILDGANLPIKMTAYTPCFRSEAGSYGKDTKGLIRQHQFDKVELVKITKPEESYEELEQLTRNAEAILEALGLPYRTIVLSTGDMGFSAAKTYDIEVWLPSQGTFREISSCSNCEAFQARRAQIRFRREPNAKPEFAHTLNGSGLAIGRTWLAILENYQQADGSVAVPEALRPYLDGLEIIK, from the coding sequence ATGCTTGATGTCATTTACGTTCGCAATAATTTTGAACTGGTCAAACAGAAACTCGAAGCGCGCAATTTTCCGCTTGATGCGCTGAGTGAATTTAATGAACTCGACTTGCGTCGCCGCCAGTTAGTTACTAAACGCGATGATTTAAACGCGACGCGCAATCGCGAAAGCCAGGAAATCGGCAAGATGATGAAAGCCGGGCAAAAGGAAGAAGCCGAAGCCCGTCGCGCTGCGGTTCGCGAACTGGTCGAACAGATCACCGCAACCGAAAGCGAAGTCACACACGTTGAAGAAGGGCTAAGAACTTTACTGGTCAACGTGCCCAACCTGCCGCACGACAGCGTTCCGGTAGGCGTAGATGAATCGGCAAATCAAGAAATCAAACGTTGGGGCGAACCGCGCCAATTCGGCTTCACACCATTAGATCACGCAGACCTTGGCGTGCGGCTTGGTATCGTCGATTTTGAACGCGCCGCGAAAATCACCGGCGCGCGTTTTGCCATCCTCACCGGACTTGGCGCGCGACTCGAACGCGCCTTGATTAATTTCTGCCTGGATTTTCACACTAAAAAACATGGCTACACGGAAGTCTTGCCACCGTTCATTGTCAATGCCAACAGCTTGTTTGGCACCGGGCAATTACCCAAATTTGAAGGCGATTTATTCAAACTCACCGACGACCGGAATTTTTATTTGATTCCCACTGCCGAAGTCCCGGTGACCAATATTTATGCCGATGAAATTTTGGACGGCGCGAATTTGCCAATTAAAATGACCGCCTATACGCCATGCTTTCGTTCGGAAGCCGGAAGCTACGGCAAAGACACCAAAGGCTTAATTCGCCAGCACCAATTCGATAAAGTCGAACTCGTCAAAATCACCAAACCCGAAGAGTCTTACGAAGAACTCGAACAGTTGACGCGCAACGCCGAAGCGATTCTTGAAGCATTAGGTTTGCCATATCGCACGATTGTGCTATCGACCGGCGATATGGGATTTTCGGCAGCAAAAACTTATGACATCGAAGTCTGGTTGCCGAGTCAGGGAACCTTCCGCGAAATCTCTTCGTGCTCGAATTGCGAAGCCTTTCAAGCCCGCCGCGCGCAGATTCGCTTTCGTCGTGAACCGAATGCCAAACCGGAATTCGCGCATACCTTGAACGGTTCGGGCTTGGCAATCGGTCGAACGTGGTTAGCAATTTTAGAAAACTATCAACAGGCGGATGGCTCTGTTGCTGTACCCGAAGCCCTGCGCCCTTATCTGGATGGATTGGAAATCATCAAATAA
- the pgeF gene encoding peptidoglycan editing factor PgeF: MIEQAQLSNEESFSLSNEEAFSLRQRDIETADGIARIAYIVCEPMEEAGFLNAFSTRLGGVSSLPANALNLTNFKGDTPENVKENRHRFLEAIGAEGMPVITMRQTHSTERGFIDSADEALKEPPGCDALVSKLKNVLLAVQTADCAPVLIADTKSKAMAAIHAGWRGTAGRIVERAVADLMRLGVNPRDCIAAIGPCASAEFYEVGAEVIDRYKKEFGYWKELLVNFKADGKCHLDVRAANVQQLKFCGFDEEQIFVAPFCTMARNDLFFSYRLEAGGEPMKVGRLLSVIGRAK, translated from the coding sequence ATGATTGAACAGGCACAACTGTCGAACGAAGAAAGTTTTTCTCTTTCAAACGAAGAAGCATTTTCGCTGCGTCAACGCGACATCGAAACAGCGGATGGCATCGCGCGCATTGCCTATATCGTTTGTGAACCAATGGAAGAAGCCGGTTTTTTGAACGCTTTCAGCACCCGGCTTGGCGGCGTGAGTTCGCTTCCTGCAAATGCCCTCAACCTGACGAACTTTAAAGGCGACACGCCGGAAAACGTCAAAGAGAATCGCCATCGATTTCTTGAAGCCATCGGCGCAGAGGGGATGCCCGTCATCACCATGCGACAGACCCACTCGACTGAAAGAGGCTTCATTGATTCGGCAGATGAAGCCTTAAAAGAGCCGCCGGGTTGTGATGCGCTGGTGTCGAAACTGAAAAACGTTTTGCTTGCCGTGCAAACCGCCGACTGTGCGCCGGTGTTGATTGCCGATACGAAATCGAAGGCGATGGCGGCGATTCACGCCGGTTGGCGTGGCACCGCGGGGCGCATCGTCGAACGCGCGGTTGCCGATTTGATGCGCCTCGGCGTAAACCCGCGTGATTGCATCGCGGCGATTGGTCCGTGCGCCTCGGCAGAGTTTTATGAAGTCGGCGCAGAGGTCATCGACCGTTATAAAAAAGAGTTCGGCTACTGGAAAGAATTGCTGGTGAATTTCAAAGCGGATGGCAAATGCCATTTGGATGTTCGCGCCGCCAATGTTCAACAATTGAAATTCTGCGGCTTTGATGAAGAACAAATTTTCGTTGCCCCCTTTTGCACGATGGCGAGAAACGACCTGTTCTTCTCTTATCGTTTGGAAGCGGGTGGTGAACCGATGAAGGTCGGCAGATTACTTTCGGTGATTGGCAGAGCGAAATAA
- a CDS encoding HNH endonuclease produces MKPRQQGGKTVLANLAFACQGCNGYKHAKIGGYDFQTGKVVPLYNPRKQKWKKHFAWNGFDITYRIDGYGKSNNK; encoded by the coding sequence ATCAAACCTCGACAACAGGGCGGCAAAACCGTTTTGGCTAATCTTGCCTTTGCTTGCCAAGGATGTAACGGCTATAAACATGCCAAAATTGGCGGCTATGACTTCCAAACAGGGAAAGTAGTGCCACTATATAATCCCAGAAAACAAAAATGGAAGAAACATTTTGCATGGAATGGATTCGACATTACTTATCGGATTGACGGCTACGGGAAGAGCAACAATAAATGA
- a CDS encoding STAS/SEC14 domain-containing protein produces MPKKKALSLGEPMPVIQVQAKLSADELLQAVEQLSTQELDKFAGEVLKVQARRKAPRPSKRESALLLKIKEAFPKDKQRRYNKLYSKLQEETITEKEYQELLPLVKEQEQLNVRRLEALIKLAQIRQVSVDELMDSLGIRPPAYV; encoded by the coding sequence TTGCCAAAAAAGAAGGCGCTTAGCTTAGGAGAACCAATGCCAGTCATTCAAGTGCAAGCGAAACTTTCCGCAGACGAGCTTTTGCAAGCCGTGGAGCAATTGAGCACTCAAGAGTTGGATAAATTTGCCGGAGAGGTTTTGAAAGTTCAGGCACGCCGCAAAGCTCCGCGCCCGTCAAAACGCGAATCTGCACTATTGCTCAAAATAAAAGAGGCATTCCCAAAAGATAAACAGCGGCGGTACAACAAACTGTACAGTAAACTACAAGAAGAGACCATCACTGAAAAAGAGTATCAGGAGTTGTTACCATTAGTTAAAGAGCAAGAGCAATTAAACGTGCGCCGTCTCGAAGCCTTAATAAAACTTGCTCAAATTCGTCAGGTTTCAGTGGATGAGTTGATGGATAGTCTGGGCATTAGACCTCCGGCTTATGTCTGA
- a CDS encoding VWA domain-containing protein produces the protein MKYQKFLVIAGVLFVAVLFSSLSITSANFNPQSEKKNQENKNQKADDKNKKSDDEDDGQIIKLGTQLVTVPFTVTEKSNRYVNDLKKEDLEILEDGKPQQVESFDRQTDAALTIAMLIDISGSQEFTLPIQISAGKKFFERILRPKKDLAAVVTFQHESELVQDLTSNMQKLERALDDVRIPVAPSAIPSGRGTPPINGGSHIGATAMYDAIYSTSGELLSGEAGRRVIILLTDGQDTDSHIKMREAIEKAWRHEVIIYTIGISGSTGIASGDLKKIASETGGRSFVPRSEKDLDEAYAQIDEDLRSHNILTYQSSNEAQDGSFRTIVVRVKNRKDLTVRHRRGYFAKKEGA, from the coding sequence ATGAAGTATCAGAAGTTTTTAGTCATTGCAGGAGTGTTATTTGTGGCAGTGCTGTTTTCATCGCTGTCCATTACCAGCGCCAATTTCAATCCACAATCCGAGAAAAAAAATCAGGAAAATAAAAACCAAAAAGCTGACGATAAAAATAAAAAATCGGATGATGAGGACGACGGTCAGATAATCAAACTCGGCACCCAACTGGTTACCGTGCCGTTTACGGTTACGGAAAAATCGAATCGCTATGTCAACGATTTGAAAAAAGAAGACCTCGAAATCCTCGAAGACGGCAAGCCGCAACAGGTTGAATCGTTTGACCGGCAAACCGATGCAGCGCTCACCATCGCCATGTTGATTGATATTTCAGGCAGCCAGGAATTTACTTTGCCGATTCAAATTTCTGCGGGGAAAAAATTCTTTGAGAGAATTTTGCGCCCGAAAAAAGATTTAGCCGCCGTGGTGACTTTTCAACATGAATCCGAACTGGTGCAAGACCTGACTTCAAATATGCAGAAACTGGAACGCGCGCTTGATGACGTTCGCATACCGGTTGCGCCATCGGCAATCCCAAGCGGCAGAGGCACGCCACCGATCAACGGCGGTTCACACATCGGCGCGACGGCGATGTACGATGCGATTTATTCAACCTCAGGCGAATTGCTCAGCGGTGAAGCCGGACGCCGCGTAATTATTTTGCTCACCGACGGGCAGGATACCGACAGCCACATCAAAATGCGCGAAGCCATCGAAAAAGCCTGGCGACATGAAGTGATCATCTACACCATCGGCATCAGCGGCTCGACGGGCATTGCTTCGGGTGATTTGAAGAAGATTGCCAGCGAGACCGGCGGGCGTTCATTCGTGCCGCGCAGTGAAAAGGATTTGGATGAAGCCTACGCACAGATTGATGAAGACCTGCGTTCGCATAATATCCTGACCTATCAATCATCGAACGAAGCCCAGGACGGGTCATTTCGCACGATTGTTGTGCGCGTCAAAAATCGCAAAGATTTAACCGTGCGTCATCGTCGCGGTTACTTTGCCAAAAAAGAAGGCGCTTAG
- a CDS encoding VWA domain-containing protein: MKKSIAVIVLVAVIAPALLAQGQKSPTKPAPKSSAADAQKNKPATQPPQKTDAKPEEIPTSDEVVKLGADLVNLFFSAVDKNNRIVSDLKQEEVTIFEDGKPQTLFAFKRESTLPINIAILMDLSGSQEYTFPKEKTAASEFLRSIIRQGKDSAAILTFQDDVDLVQGLSSRVESLQRALDEIQYSRRFNNASTRRQATALYDAIYVTADEILARDEYRARTTDDSIVRRAIILLTDGVDNASNRKLDDAIDRAWKAGVVIYSIGIGDRFRFEGVREDVLKRLSEETGGRAYFPQGADDLMEDFRQIENEMRSQYLVAYTPSNPNRDGSFRRIEVRVNNRDDVRLVHRRGYYAPRDEKK; encoded by the coding sequence ATGAAAAAATCAATCGCTGTCATCGTATTAGTTGCCGTCATCGCACCTGCTTTATTGGCTCAGGGGCAAAAATCACCAACCAAGCCTGCGCCGAAATCTTCTGCGGCGGATGCGCAGAAAAATAAACCTGCCACTCAACCGCCGCAAAAAACCGACGCGAAGCCCGAAGAAATCCCTACGAGTGATGAAGTGGTGAAACTCGGAGCCGACCTGGTCAATCTTTTTTTCAGCGCCGTCGATAAAAACAATCGCATCGTGAGCGACCTTAAACAAGAAGAGGTCACGATTTTTGAAGACGGCAAACCGCAAACCCTTTTCGCATTCAAACGCGAATCGACGCTGCCAATCAACATCGCCATCCTGATGGATTTGTCGGGCAGTCAGGAATACACTTTCCCGAAAGAAAAGACGGCGGCGAGCGAGTTTTTGCGCTCGATTATTCGCCAGGGCAAAGACTCTGCGGCGATTCTCACCTTTCAGGATGACGTCGATCTGGTGCAGGGGCTTTCTTCGCGTGTGGAATCTTTGCAACGCGCTTTGGATGAAATTCAATACTCGCGCCGGTTCAATAATGCCTCAACTCGCAGACAGGCGACTGCGCTCTATGATGCGATTTATGTGACCGCCGATGAAATTCTGGCGCGTGATGAATATCGCGCGCGCACCACAGATGATTCCATCGTGCGCCGCGCGATTATCTTGCTTACAGACGGCGTTGATAATGCCAGCAATCGCAAACTCGACGATGCCATTGACCGCGCCTGGAAAGCCGGGGTGGTGATCTATTCCATCGGCATCGGCGACCGTTTCCGCTTTGAAGGGGTGCGCGAAGATGTCTTGAAACGGTTATCGGAAGAGACTGGCGGACGCGCCTATTTTCCGCAGGGCGCGGATGATTTAATGGAAGATTTTCGGCAAATCGAAAACGAAATGCGCAGCCAATACCTGGTGGCTTACACGCCATCCAACCCCAACCGCGACGGCAGTTTTCGTCGCATAGAAGTTCGTGTGAATAATCGTGACGATGTTCGTTTGGTGCATCGTCGCGGCTATTACGCGCCGAGAGATGAAAAGAAATGA
- a CDS encoding VWA domain-containing protein, protein MKRAIVISLLVTFFVALTNALAFSQKPPTQDKKNDDKQIGIGITEVRLPITVKRKAKFLGGLAQSNFEIYEDGKKQAINKFVSPSELPLNVGILIDTSNSVKLKLPVEKEAADDFAATVTSYRRKDRVLVASFDSDVELHQDFTASLEQISKAIKQLKASGYTKLFDGVYRVIEEKMATVPDSEARRILVILSDGEDTASDKSLKDAIEIAQRFDVTIFGISTKNFTGTGAGTVAADPDKELEMLCEATGGQVFLPSQKAELFRSFTEVAEDLRREYVVYYTPSNQDKTGKERKIKVKLLNAEGDLYHKQGYVY, encoded by the coding sequence ATGAAACGCGCCATTGTAATCTCACTTCTCGTCACCTTTTTCGTTGCTTTAACCAATGCTTTGGCTTTTTCACAAAAGCCACCAACCCAGGACAAGAAAAATGATGACAAACAAATCGGTATCGGCATTACCGAAGTGCGTCTGCCGATTACTGTAAAACGCAAAGCCAAATTCCTGGGCGGATTGGCGCAATCGAATTTTGAAATTTACGAAGATGGTAAAAAGCAGGCGATTAACAAATTCGTATCGCCCAGCGAATTGCCGCTCAATGTCGGAATTTTGATCGACACCAGCAACAGCGTAAAACTCAAACTGCCGGTTGAAAAAGAAGCCGCCGATGATTTCGCAGCTACGGTTACTTCTTATCGTCGAAAGGATAGAGTTCTGGTCGCCAGTTTCGATTCCGATGTCGAATTGCATCAGGATTTCACGGCTTCGCTGGAGCAGATTTCCAAAGCCATTAAACAGTTGAAAGCCAGCGGCTACACTAAACTGTTTGACGGCGTCTATCGGGTCATTGAAGAGAAAATGGCGACGGTTCCCGATAGCGAAGCGCGGCGAATTCTGGTGATTCTTTCGGATGGCGAAGATACCGCAAGCGATAAAAGCTTGAAAGATGCCATTGAAATCGCTCAACGTTTTGATGTGACGATTTTCGGAATCAGCACCAAAAATTTCACCGGCACCGGCGCGGGCACAGTGGCAGCAGACCCCGATAAAGAATTGGAAATGCTTTGCGAAGCCACCGGCGGACAGGTCTTCCTGCCCTCGCAAAAGGCTGAATTATTCCGTTCGTTTACCGAAGTCGCAGAAGATTTGCGCCGCGAATATGTGGTCTATTACACGCCGAGCAATCAGGATAAAACCGGCAAAGAACGCAAAATCAAAGTCAAGCTCCTCAATGCTGAGGGCGACCTTTATCACAAGCAGGGGTATGTTTATTAG
- a CDS encoding pitrilysin family protein, with protein sequence MTVQSSPIEKTNLANGLTIITEKMAHVRSASVGIWVRSGSRHEQAELNGISHFIEHALFKGTQKRNSRQIAVEGDAIGGNVDAFTSREVACYHFRALDAHVPRAFDLLADLVTAPLFANEELDRERKVVLEEINMVEDTPDDLVHEVFNANFWPNHPLGRSILGTSDTLATFDHTRVMEHFKRVYIPRNLVVAGAGNIEHQEFVEMVAGYFNDLPDTTVELNKTSPTVAWPRITINKELEQAHLVLGTSCPSLLHQDRYGVNILAVILGGGMSSRLFQSIREEHGLAYSVFAGVSSYTDAGCLSMYAATSPERMSKAIRLSIEEFRKCKVEAVSEDELQRAKDQLKVSIMLSLESCSARMSNLARQEIFYGKQFSLDEILQRIEKVTADDVQRIANQVFNGNGLAMTAIGQLEDFEIAEDMLTV encoded by the coding sequence ATGACAGTACAATCCAGTCCTATTGAAAAGACCAATCTTGCAAACGGTCTTACCATCATCACCGAAAAAATGGCTCACGTTCGTTCCGCTTCCGTAGGCATATGGGTGCGCTCAGGGTCGCGCCACGAACAAGCGGAACTCAATGGCATTTCACATTTCATCGAACATGCCTTATTTAAAGGCACCCAGAAAAGAAATTCGCGGCAGATTGCCGTTGAAGGCGATGCCATCGGCGGCAATGTCGATGCCTTCACCAGCCGCGAAGTCGCCTGTTATCACTTTCGCGCTTTGGACGCGCATGTTCCGCGCGCCTTCGATTTGCTCGCCGATTTAGTGACCGCGCCGTTATTTGCAAATGAAGAACTCGACCGCGAACGCAAAGTCGTGCTCGAAGAAATCAACATGGTCGAAGACACGCCCGATGACCTGGTGCACGAAGTCTTCAATGCCAACTTCTGGCCTAACCATCCGTTGGGTCGCTCTATCTTAGGAACCTCGGATACGCTGGCGACCTTTGATCACACTCGCGTGATGGAACATTTCAAACGCGTCTACATCCCGCGCAATCTGGTTGTCGCGGGCGCAGGCAATATCGAACATCAAGAGTTTGTCGAAATGGTTGCCGGTTATTTCAACGATTTGCCGGATACGACGGTTGAATTGAATAAAACCTCGCCAACCGTTGCCTGGCCGCGCATCACCATTAATAAAGAGCTGGAACAAGCGCATCTCGTGCTAGGCACCAGTTGCCCGTCGCTACTTCACCAAGACCGTTATGGCGTCAACATCCTTGCAGTGATTTTGGGCGGCGGCATGAGTTCGCGGCTTTTTCAAAGTATTCGCGAAGAGCATGGGCTTGCCTATTCGGTTTTCGCGGGTGTCAGTTCTTACACGGATGCCGGTTGCCTGTCGATGTACGCGGCGACTTCGCCTGAGCGGATGAGTAAAGCGATTCGTTTGAGTATCGAAGAGTTCAGAAAATGCAAAGTCGAAGCGGTTTCCGAAGATGAGTTGCAACGCGCCAAAGACCAGTTGAAAGTTTCCATTATGCTCAGCCTGGAATCCTGTTCGGCGCGCATGAGCAACCTGGCGCGACAGGAGATTTTTTACGGCAAACAATTTTCGCTTGATGAAATTTTGCAACGCATTGAAAAAGTTACTGCCGATGATGTGCAACGCATCGCCAATCAGGTTTTCAACGGAAATGGTCTGGCGATGACCGCCATCGGGCAACTCGAAGATTTTGAAATCGCAGAAGACATGCTTACGGTTTAG
- a CDS encoding MBL fold metallo-hydrolase yields MRVIILGSGSSGNALYIEAGETRALVDVGLSAKETARRLTETGIDPTRINAIVVTHEHADHIKGVRVFSKTASAPVFISEETRMMSNFGGKSEDIRWGQVITSSEPFQIGSLDFHPFTIPHDGIDTFAYTVESAGVKIGIVTDLGYITQLVAQKLLGCKMIVIESNHDRDMLKVGPYPWHLKQRIASKTGHLSNDETSRWLKEDFDGEAEYIVLAHLSKQCNHPELARLAALQSLGERGSLFFQDAERRVKVAAQDHASEWFEF; encoded by the coding sequence ATGAGAGTCATCATTCTTGGCAGCGGCAGTTCCGGTAACGCGCTTTACATTGAAGCGGGCGAAACCCGCGCGCTCGTTGACGTCGGACTCTCTGCCAAGGAGACGGCGCGACGCCTCACCGAAACGGGCATTGACCCGACACGCATCAACGCCATCGTCGTTACCCACGAACACGCCGACCACATCAAAGGCGTGCGGGTGTTTTCCAAAACCGCCAGCGCGCCGGTCTTCATTTCCGAAGAGACGCGAATGATGAGCAATTTTGGTGGCAAATCCGAAGATATACGTTGGGGACAGGTCATTACTTCAAGCGAGCCTTTTCAAATCGGTAGCCTCGATTTTCACCCGTTCACGATTCCCCACGACGGCATTGATACCTTTGCTTACACGGTTGAATCGGCGGGCGTGAAAATTGGCATCGTCACAGACCTTGGGTATATCACGCAACTGGTAGCGCAAAAACTGCTCGGTTGCAAAATGATTGTCATTGAATCCAATCACGACCGCGATATGCTGAAAGTCGGTCCTTACCCCTGGCATTTGAAACAACGCATAGCCAGTAAAACCGGGCACCTGTCGAACGATGAAACCTCAAGATGGTTGAAAGAAGATTTCGACGGCGAGGCGGAATATATTGTGCTTGCACATCTATCGAAGCAGTGCAATCACCCGGAGCTTGCGAGACTAGCGGCATTGCAATCGCTTGGCGAACGCGGCTCACTATTTTTTCAAGACGCCGAACGCCGCGTCAAAGTCGCTGCCCAAGACCACGCGAGCGAGTGGTTTGAATTTTGA